The proteins below come from a single Kitasatospora sp. NBC_00315 genomic window:
- a CDS encoding tyrosine-type recombinase/integrase — protein MAGKRTFGRVRKLPSGRWQARYPGPDGIDRPAPETFATKKLADDWLAAMQTELRAGDWSDPEAGRVTFGVFAKAWIIERGLSAGTVQLYETLLRLHLAPTFERTAVADISSAAVRAWRAARLAAGTGVSTVAKSYALLRAILNTAVADRLIRRNPCQIKGGSKEETPERPTATVAEVYAIAAQIDERYRALVLVAAFCGLRWGELIGLRRRDIDTGLGTVRVRQSMAELRNGERVAKLPKTAAGVRTVAIPEVILAEVKRHLKLFVEPASDGRVFLGAKGATPRRNHFNRVWHRACAAAGVTGLRFHDLRHTGNTLAASTGASTRELMARMGHSTARAALIYQHATAERERSIAKAVSDLVKKARPKASRKKIDPNGHGTGTPG, from the coding sequence ATGGCCGGCAAGCGCACGTTCGGCCGGGTCCGCAAGCTGCCCTCCGGTCGCTGGCAGGCTCGGTACCCCGGCCCGGACGGCATCGACCGCCCGGCGCCGGAGACCTTCGCGACCAAGAAGCTGGCGGATGACTGGCTGGCTGCCATGCAGACGGAGCTGAGGGCGGGGGACTGGTCCGACCCGGAGGCCGGGCGGGTCACCTTCGGCGTCTTCGCCAAGGCCTGGATCATCGAGCGGGGCCTGAGCGCCGGGACCGTGCAGCTGTACGAGACGCTGCTCCGGCTCCACCTCGCCCCGACGTTCGAGCGGACCGCCGTCGCCGACATCTCCTCGGCCGCCGTCCGGGCCTGGCGCGCCGCCCGCCTCGCCGCTGGCACCGGGGTCTCGACCGTCGCCAAGTCCTACGCCCTGCTGCGGGCGATCCTGAACACGGCGGTGGCGGACCGGCTGATCCGCCGTAACCCTTGCCAGATCAAGGGCGGCAGCAAGGAGGAGACCCCGGAGCGCCCGACCGCGACCGTGGCCGAGGTGTACGCCATCGCCGCGCAGATCGATGAGCGGTACCGCGCCCTGGTCCTGGTCGCCGCCTTCTGCGGACTGCGCTGGGGCGAGCTGATCGGGCTCCGCCGCCGGGACATCGACACCGGACTCGGCACCGTGAGAGTGCGCCAGTCGATGGCGGAGCTGAGGAACGGTGAGCGGGTCGCCAAGCTACCGAAGACGGCGGCCGGGGTCCGCACCGTGGCCATTCCGGAGGTGATCCTCGCGGAGGTCAAGCGGCACCTGAAGCTGTTCGTCGAGCCGGCCAGTGACGGCCGGGTGTTCCTGGGGGCCAAGGGCGCCACGCCGCGCCGGAACCACTTCAACCGGGTCTGGCACCGGGCCTGCGCCGCCGCCGGCGTGACCGGGCTGCGGTTCCACGACCTGCGCCACACCGGGAACACCCTCGCCGCCTCGACCGGGGCGAGTACGCGTGAGCTGATGGCCAGGATGGGTCACAGCACCGCCCGCGCCGCGCTGATCTACCAGCACGCCACCGCCGAGCGGGAACGTTCGATCGCCAAGGCCGTCAGTGACCTCGTCAAGAAGGCCCGGCCGAAGGCGAGCCGGAAGAAGATCGATCCGAACGGGCACGGCACGGGCACGCCGGGCTGA
- a CDS encoding replication initiator, with product MPALMRQLSGLAGCTTPIRLDGWRTEINESTGQVLHHLESADLPAGNLLIRCGNRRVTRCPSCAETYRRDTYHLITAGLTGGKGTPETVATHPRVFATFTAPSFGPVHNRPATGRCRCGTTHPTDDPALGSPLNPDTYDYEAAVLWNAHAGKIWARFSIHLRREVAKRAGLTQRDFKDFARISFGKVAEYQKRGAIHFHAVIRLDGHDGGHQPPPSWASAELLTDAIRAAARRTEIPGPLVNGREHRLAFGNQLDIRTIRSADFTGPVQITERAVAAYIAKYATKGAETATGALDRPVRFLAEIGHLDIPEHARRLIRTCWDLGADPGLEDLRLRAWAHMLGFRGHFSTKTRKYSTTLGALRHARAAWRRAQALEHLHGPDNPDTEEETTLVLAHWAFAGTGLTPGESWLTAALQPAPGTEGEPTHA from the coding sequence ATGCCCGCCCTGATGCGGCAGCTCTCCGGCCTCGCTGGCTGCACCACCCCCATCCGCCTCGACGGCTGGCGCACCGAGATCAACGAGAGCACCGGTCAGGTCCTGCACCACCTGGAGTCCGCCGACCTGCCCGCCGGCAACCTCCTGATCCGCTGCGGCAACCGGCGCGTCACCCGCTGCCCGTCCTGCGCCGAGACCTACCGCCGCGACACCTACCACCTGATCACCGCCGGACTCACCGGCGGCAAGGGCACCCCGGAGACCGTCGCCACCCACCCCCGCGTCTTCGCCACCTTCACCGCCCCCAGCTTCGGCCCCGTCCACAACCGCCCCGCCACCGGCCGCTGCCGCTGCGGCACCACCCACCCGACAGACGACCCGGCCCTCGGATCGCCCCTCAACCCCGACACCTACGACTACGAAGCCGCGGTTCTCTGGAACGCCCACGCCGGAAAGATCTGGGCCCGCTTCTCCATCCACCTGCGGCGGGAAGTCGCCAAGCGAGCCGGCCTCACCCAACGGGACTTCAAGGACTTCGCCCGGATCTCCTTCGGCAAGGTCGCCGAGTACCAGAAACGCGGCGCGATCCACTTCCACGCCGTCATCCGCCTCGACGGCCACGACGGCGGCCATCAACCCCCGCCCTCCTGGGCGTCCGCCGAACTTCTCACCGACGCGATCCGCGCCGCCGCCCGCCGCACCGAGATCCCCGGCCCCCTCGTCAACGGACGGGAGCACCGCCTCGCCTTCGGAAACCAGCTCGATATTCGCACCATCCGAAGCGCCGACTTCACCGGCCCCGTCCAGATCACCGAGCGGGCCGTCGCCGCCTACATCGCCAAGTACGCGACCAAGGGGGCCGAGACCGCCACCGGCGCACTCGACCGCCCCGTCCGCTTCCTCGCCGAGATCGGCCACCTCGACATCCCCGAGCATGCCCGTCGGCTCATCCGCACCTGCTGGGACCTCGGCGCCGACCCCGGCCTCGAAGACCTCCGCCTTCGCGCCTGGGCTCACATGCTCGGCTTCCGCGGCCACTTCTCCACCAAGACCCGCAAGTACTCCACCACCCTCGGCGCACTCCGCCACGCCCGCGCGGCCTGGCGCCGCGCCCAGGCCCTCGAACACCTCCACGGCCCCGACAACCCGGACACCGAAGAGGAGACGACTCTCGTCCTCGCCCACTGGGCCTTCGCCGGCACCGGCCTCACCCCCGGCGAGTCCTGGCTCACCGCCGCACTGCAACCCGCACCCGGAACGGAAGGAGAGCCCACCCATGCCTGA
- a CDS encoding helix-turn-helix domain-containing protein: MPDHLLDVDQVAVILGTTPRFPRRLIEERRIEYVKVGRHVRIRASVLAAFIAANTVSPTQRRARLGVAA, encoded by the coding sequence ATGCCTGACCACCTGCTCGACGTCGACCAGGTCGCCGTGATCCTCGGCACCACGCCCCGGTTCCCGCGTCGGCTGATCGAGGAACGCCGGATCGAGTACGTCAAGGTCGGGCGGCACGTCCGCATCCGGGCCTCGGTCCTGGCGGCCTTCATCGCCGCGAACACCGTGTCGCCGACGCAGCGCCGTGCCCGGCTGGGGGTGGCTGCCTGA